Proteins from one Thermobifida alba genomic window:
- the recO gene encoding DNA repair protein RecO, whose product MSLYRDEGIVLRTQKLGEADRIVTLLTRRTGLVRAVGKGVRRTRSRFGARLEPFSHVDLQLHTGRSLDVVTQADTLHAYGSTLVTDYPRYTAGTAMLETAEKIVSVEKDPALRQFLLLWGGLRTLAEGSHDPRLVLDAYLLRSLAVAGYAPALEECARCGAQGPHREFAVHAGGMVCSLCRPAGSVRPSPAAVALMAALLRGDWESADASAERDRTECSGLVAAYLQWHLENGIRSLRLVERA is encoded by the coding sequence GTGAGCCTCTACCGCGACGAGGGCATCGTCCTTCGCACCCAGAAGCTGGGAGAGGCCGACCGCATCGTGACCCTGCTGACCCGACGCACCGGGCTGGTCCGCGCGGTCGGCAAGGGAGTCCGCCGCACCCGGTCCCGTTTCGGCGCTCGGCTGGAGCCGTTCAGCCATGTCGACCTGCAGCTCCACACCGGCAGAAGCCTCGACGTGGTCACCCAGGCCGACACCCTGCACGCCTACGGCAGCACCCTGGTCACCGACTATCCGCGCTACACCGCCGGGACCGCGATGCTGGAGACCGCGGAGAAGATCGTGAGCGTGGAGAAGGACCCGGCGCTGCGGCAGTTCCTGCTGCTGTGGGGCGGACTGCGCACGCTCGCCGAGGGCTCCCACGACCCCCGTCTGGTCCTCGACGCCTACCTGCTGCGCTCCCTCGCCGTCGCCGGGTACGCCCCGGCTTTGGAAGAATGTGCCCGTTGCGGTGCGCAGGGCCCGCACCGGGAGTTCGCGGTGCACGCCGGAGGTATGGTGTGCTCGCTGTGCCGTCCCGCGGGCTCGGTCCGGCCGTCCCCCGCCGCGGTGGCGCTGATGGCCGCGCTGCTGCGCGGCGACTGGGAGAGTGCCGACGCCAGTGCCGAGCGCGACCGTACCGAGTGCAGCGGCCTGGTCGCCGCCTACCTCCAGTGGCACCTGGAGAACGGAATCCGATCTTTGCGCCTTGTGGAGCGTGCGTGA
- a CDS encoding isoprenyl transferase: MSPNTVFSPRTAQPEPVPPRPHPSGARPPELPRELVPRHVAIVMDGNGRWAKQRGLPRTEGHKAGEASLFDVIEGALELGVPYLSAYAFSTENWKRSPEEVRFLMGFNRDVIRRRRDELHARGVRVRWAGRQGRLWKSVLKELADAEELTKHNTRLTLQFCVNYGGRAEIADAAAALARDVAAGRVNPNRVDEATLARYLYQPDIPEVDLFVRSSGEQRFSNFLLWQSSYAEFVFLDTLWPDFDRRHFWHACEIYASRDRRYGGAEPNPVEPPPSSADAEGPR, translated from the coding sequence GTGAGTCCCAACACCGTCTTCTCGCCCAGGACCGCCCAACCGGAGCCGGTCCCGCCGCGGCCGCACCCCAGCGGCGCCCGTCCGCCCGAACTCCCCCGGGAACTCGTCCCCCGCCACGTGGCCATCGTCATGGACGGCAACGGCCGCTGGGCCAAGCAGCGCGGGCTGCCCCGCACGGAGGGGCACAAGGCCGGGGAGGCCTCCCTGTTCGACGTGATCGAGGGAGCGCTGGAACTGGGCGTGCCCTACCTGTCCGCCTACGCCTTCTCCACCGAGAACTGGAAGCGCTCGCCCGAGGAGGTGCGCTTCCTCATGGGCTTCAACCGCGACGTGATCCGCCGCCGCCGCGACGAGCTGCACGCGCGCGGGGTCCGGGTGCGCTGGGCGGGACGGCAGGGGCGGCTGTGGAAGAGCGTCCTCAAGGAGCTCGCCGACGCCGAGGAGCTGACCAAGCACAACACCAGGCTCACCCTCCAGTTCTGCGTGAACTACGGGGGGCGCGCGGAGATCGCGGACGCCGCCGCGGCGCTGGCGCGCGACGTCGCCGCGGGCCGGGTCAACCCGAACCGGGTCGACGAGGCCACGCTCGCCCGCTACCTGTACCAGCCGGACATCCCGGAGGTGGACCTGTTCGTGCGCTCCTCCGGCGAGCAGCGGTTCTCCAACTTCCTGCTCTGGCAGTCCTCCTACGCCGAGTTCGTGTTCCTCGACACGCTCTGGCCCGACTTCGACCGGCGGCACTTCTGGCACGCCTGCGAGATCTACGCCAGCCGGGACCGCCGCTACGGGGGAGCCGAACCCAACCCGGTGGAGCCGCCTCCGTCGTCCGCCGACGCGGAGGGGCCGCGCTGA
- a CDS encoding SGNH/GDSL hydrolase family protein — MGVIDPGAPVDYVAVGDSFTEGVGDWYPDGTPRGWADRFAEHLAGHAGRVRYANLAVRGKLIRQVMEEQLPRALELRPTLATFSAGGNDLLRPGSDPDRLARVLEVGVRRLRAVGAEVVLFTGVNIATGYMRGLIGRFARYYLNIRAVADRHGCHLVDQWSMPVLTDPRAWDADRLHLSAEGHRRLALRVCEVLGVPAEGDWDEPWPETEPVPRSRALREDVNWAREHLVPWIGRRLTGRSSGDSVTAKRPDLEEYPPVTAVGRSG, encoded by the coding sequence ATGGGAGTGATCGACCCCGGAGCCCCGGTCGACTACGTGGCCGTCGGCGACAGCTTCACCGAGGGCGTGGGCGACTGGTACCCCGACGGCACGCCGCGCGGCTGGGCGGACCGCTTCGCCGAGCACCTGGCCGGACACGCCGGACGGGTGCGCTACGCCAACCTCGCCGTGCGCGGCAAGCTGATACGGCAGGTGATGGAGGAGCAGCTGCCCCGCGCGCTGGAGCTGCGGCCCACCCTGGCGACGTTCAGCGCGGGCGGCAACGACCTGCTGCGGCCGGGGAGCGACCCTGACCGGCTGGCGCGCGTCCTGGAGGTCGGGGTGCGCAGGCTGCGTGCGGTCGGCGCCGAGGTGGTGCTGTTCACCGGGGTCAACATCGCCACCGGGTACATGCGGGGGCTCATCGGCCGGTTCGCCCGCTACTACCTCAACATCCGCGCCGTCGCCGACCGGCACGGCTGCCACCTGGTCGACCAGTGGTCCATGCCGGTGCTGACCGATCCGCGCGCCTGGGACGCCGACCGGCTGCACCTGTCCGCCGAGGGGCACCGCAGGCTGGCGCTGCGGGTGTGCGAGGTGCTGGGCGTGCCCGCCGAAGGGGACTGGGACGAGCCCTGGCCCGAGACCGAGCCGGTGCCCCGGAGCCGGGCGCTGCGCGAGGACGTGAACTGGGCCAGGGAGCACCTGGTGCCGTGGATCGGCCGGCGGCTGACCGGCCGCTCCTCCGGGGACTCCGTCACCGCCAAGCGCCCCGATCTGGAGGAGTACCCGCCCGTGACGGCGGTCGGACGCAGCGGCTGA
- a CDS encoding SGNH/GDSL hydrolase family protein, producing the protein MSGFQIGKDILSYVAVGDSFTEGLDDPYPDSADFPSGRYRGWADRFAEHLARHVGELRYANLAVRGKLLRQILTEQLPRAVELSPDLVTLCAGGNDILRPGSDPDALADAFESGVRRLRDTGADVVVFTGFDTGFQPVMKHLRGKVATYNMHLRAIADRHGCAVVDLWSMKIFQDRRAWSADRLHLSAEGHRRLALRVCEVLGVPAEGDWDEPWPQLPPSPWRQARQEDLRWAREHLVPWIGRRLTGRSSGDGLAPKRPHLEPLVRR; encoded by the coding sequence ATGAGCGGCTTTCAGATCGGAAAGGACATCCTCTCCTACGTGGCTGTCGGTGACAGCTTCACCGAAGGACTCGACGACCCCTATCCGGACAGCGCGGACTTTCCCTCGGGCCGCTACCGGGGCTGGGCGGACCGCTTCGCCGAGCACCTGGCCCGGCACGTGGGCGAACTGCGCTACGCCAACCTCGCCGTGCGCGGCAAGCTGCTGCGCCAGATCCTCACCGAGCAGCTGCCCCGGGCCGTGGAGCTGAGCCCGGACCTGGTCACCCTCTGCGCGGGCGGCAACGACATCCTCCGTCCCGGCTCCGACCCGGACGCGCTCGCCGACGCCTTCGAGAGCGGGGTCCGCAGGCTCCGCGACACCGGAGCGGACGTGGTCGTCTTCACCGGGTTCGACACCGGGTTCCAACCGGTCATGAAGCACCTGCGCGGCAAGGTCGCGACCTACAACATGCACCTGCGCGCCATCGCCGACCGCCACGGCTGCGCGGTGGTGGACCTGTGGAGCATGAAGATCTTCCAGGACCGCCGGGCCTGGAGCGCCGACCGGCTGCACCTGTCCGCCGAGGGGCACCGCAGGCTGGCGCTGCGGGTGTGCGAGGTGCTGGGCGTGCCCGCCGAGGGGGACTGGGACGAGCCCTGGCCGCAGCTGCCGCCGTCGCCCTGGCGGCAGGCCCGGCAGGAGGACCTGCGGTGGGCGAGGGAGCACCTGGTGCCGTGGATCGGCCGGCGGCTGACCGGCCGCTCCTCGGGCGACGGGCTGGCGCCCAAGCGCCCCCACCTGGAACCGCTCGTCCGGCGGTGA